TGAGACATGAGTGatattttcattattcaatatcaaaaacctcaattttaatttgtacgggagaaatagaatacaatttaataaaatttgaaattatttatttttaaataattgaattaaaattaaattatataattccaATATTCCCCATCCAAATAATATGCTTCATAAAACATGCAAAAATTCAATACCACTTTGTTTGTAAGAGATATAAAAGTAACAAATTTGCCAACACTAATAATTAGGATTATCGAACTAAGGATTCAGAAAACAACAATGAATATGACAACAAGGTCCAAGATAagattcattgttttattttattttcacatatAGTTCGAATATTTTACTTCTGTCAAAACTAAAACTACTGCTCACCAGAGAAGACCcaccaaaaattttaaaatttagaatttagatCACTAATTGGATATTATGAgcactatttaaaaaattaaaagcagAATGCTCTTTACTGATATACACAAAAATAGTGcttcatttgattttttattgtgtATGTATCCAATAAAAAAAGGACAAATATTAGCCCATGTCAAAAAATTCttgattaagaaattaaacttctattcttttgattattccttagaaaagacaagtatcagacaattttgttttcagttttactttttaaatatttcttttgaaataaaataattattttattaatttcagtgacttttttttctttaaatttaatcttttttttctaaatttagcTATTCTTCTATAtgaaaataactatatatattaaaaatttattttaaaaaattaaaattacttgcaataaaattataaaaatatttaaatttaaattataattaaaaatatttaattcaaaaaaatcaaattctgaAATGGGATCTGCATATTCTTCTCCCGATCTGTTTCTGACTACAATCGGGCCTTTTATATGGCACGAACCCTAAGcccaataaataaattaaaaaaaaaagtatcatCTGGGTTTTTTCGGGAATCTCTTCTTAGAAATGAAGATGGAGGAAAGATCGTTTATTCTGCGAGAAAAAGAGTGGTGCAAGGTATAACCTTTGTCGCTTTAAATCCTCAAAATTCAAACTTTGGTGTACTTTTCTTCTGCTAAGAGAAGTTGGTGAGGGACGATGTCCAAGTCGTGCAAAGGGTTGGCCGCGGAGCTAGTCAAGTGTCTAAGTGAATCTGATTGTATTAAGGTTCGGTTTTGATGATTTGAATGACTTTGTTGGATTTAGAAAAGGTTGTGTGATTTGTGAAAGAATGATTAATCTTGAATGTTGTGATGATGAATATTTGTGATGTGTATTTGAGAATAGGTTGAGAAGAGATCATTTCGGGAATGTGTTGGAGAGAAGAGTCCTTGTATACCCAGTGAGTGTGTGGGACTCAGGGAAACCTATTTCAATTGCAAGAGAGGCCAGGCAAGTGGGTTCCTTCTGTGTAATACTGATTTCAAATGCATAAAGATGCCATTTTTTTGGGATGTTTTTTCTAAGCAATTGTTTTGCTCTAGTGCTAGATTTATCTTGAGTGAAGCTATGAATTGTGTttcacaaaatttgaaattattgttgAATATTTCATGATTGGGTGTTGCCAAGGTTTTAAGTTGCAGTCATGGTTTAGGATTCGTTACTATCCTTGATATCGCTGAAAATTGCAAACAAATGTTGTCACATCATGGGAACCCCAAAGACCGTTATGTTTTGGACCCATATTTAAATTCTAGGTGTTGCTATTGTGTGGATATTTTTTGTGGGCATATGCCTGTGATGTAATTTACTCATCCAAATTTCTCTCTGGTAGGCAAGAGAATTTTCTGAAATCCTCTTTATGACTAGTTGCTGTATTCTTGCTTAATGATGTTCCCTCAAGTAAGAAAGTTTTGAGTAGTTGCGAGCATGGGGCTTTTAACTTGCTGTGTGAATGTTCACATGGTTTCATTCATAATATGATCTATAGGGTTTCAGCATAATTTTAGGTTcttctttgtaatttttattcttccatttttttttttatattaaagggTGTCTGTTTTCGTATCCTTCCATTTTTAAGCTGGCAATACCAGTCTATAGGATAATGTCTATCTTATGTCTGTTTATGATCTTTTGCATGACTCCATGGACAATCTTGAAATGTCAGCATATTCTTTACATGCCTGatgattttaaaacattattactTAGGTGACTGTACATGTCTGGTGTTGATTTTTTACACTAGTAGTAAGTAATAACCGACCAGGTGTTATTCTATTTGGGAAAGGAATTCAACAAGTTTGTTCTTAAGAACAAGTGTATTTGTTAGTGATAATCCTCTCATGCTTTAAGTTCATTATGTATTTATTAAGGCCTTCATACTTCTGATAAAATTGGTTTTCAACAAGTTATAACAATTAACTCAGATCCATTTGGGCATCTTCATTGCAACTTGCAAATGATGTAAATAGTAGATTGGGATGATGATGAATAATTTTATGTTCATGTGTAAGCTTCAGTATTGTACTAAAGAGTAAACAGCTATTGTTTTGGCACTCTTATCAGGTTGACATGAGAGCTAGGATTCGTGGGAACAAAGGCTATTAATGACCCCATCATCCATTGGAAAACTCTGTATTTGTTCTGTCCAGTTCAGGTTCTTTCAATTTTTTGCTCAAGATGAGgtcaaaacaagtaaaatatgAAGGTGAATCACAGAAGTTGAAGGCCTTATTAATTGCTTGATTTAATGGCATGGTTGCAACACATCTGCATGACTGCAATAATTTGGCTTTTAGAGAGATCATTAAAATAAACTCTATCTAGTATTAACACAGCAGTGCATGTACATTTACCTACACTATTGAATGATAGTCTTCCCTTCATCTTACGATAGTTCCTAAAGTAGGATGTGCTTTGGATTCTTTGCATTCACTCATTCACAGTTCAACATTGAATTTGGATCAGTAGTGTCTCTACTGTGCCTCCAAGTtatattgattttgatattttaaaacatattacaggtatttttaatttatcaaaatgaGTGTAATTTGGACACATACCTGAGAGACAATATCAAAAGGCAAGTAGAGAAGTTGGACTTGCAAGAATTTGGATTCTATGCTGAGTTTTTGGTGATGTTCCTCTATTGAGTATTCAAAATACATTGATGAAAACTGattttgatgtttaaaatatatttttaatataccaACATCAGTGTATTTTGAAGACTTAGTAGAGGAACATTGTCAAAAATTCAACACAGAATTTGGACTTGACTTGCGATGAATTCAGTTGTATCTGATGAAAGATTGCTCTGCGCATATTTCATTTACATCTACATCGAACAACTTGAAACACATGCAAGGTTTATGGCATCCAATTTTTGATTCAATGGTTCTGAGTTTGTTGAGTTTGAGTGTGTGAAAATATGACTGCATTGAATCCATTTGATGTTCAAGTTATAGTTCCAAGATTTGTTTGTCATAATCCATGCATCTTCATTTTTTATACACAATATGGTCTCTCTTCTTTACCTCTACTTGACTCCTGAACACTTCCTTTCTCAATACAGAGAGGAAGACAGATTTAGCTGTCAGAAAAAGAGGGGGCTATTGACTGTTGGTGCTTCAATTTGTCAGTCCACTTTTTCTTTATCAACTTTCAATTTTGTTCttcattgttttaaatttaattttattgtgttATATGCAGTAGtactaaacaaataaaataacaacgtaatatttattgagttttatgataaataaaaatggttttCATTGTGATGCCATTACTTAGTTAATAGGAGTTAGTAGTTTTATCGTTTCTCCTATTGTAGTGTGGATAtgcttatttataaattataattgttccTAAGGAATGGGTAGTTCTTTATTttagtgttttctttttgtGGGACCTTTTATCTTTAAAGACATTTTtagtcataaatttaaaatttgaattttataatagtttttattagaattagttgatataacaaaaaaatttaagattgtAAATCAACTGtgatttaatatcataaaaaaaaaaaactggctTAAAAGTAtgaacaactaaataaaatattaattaaagtgtGACATCTATTTAATagaaaattctaataaatcaaacatcaaatattataatagaatGCGACATAAAGTATATTGGAATTTAACCATTACTATCATcctaaaatatactaaaagcAGAAGTACCATGGACACATAAACATGTTTTACAACATAAAACAAATTGGTAGAAGATCGTTTAACAAAGCAAGAAATTACATAAGACCAATTCTTTAAAAGATACTCAAAAGAGAAATAACCGATAAGTCTAGTCTAAACAGCAGCATCTCTACTAAGGATGGCAACAGGTCGGGTTGGGCATGGATAGTGTCTATTCGCAACCTGACCCgcctaaaaaaaatttgtccGTTACTTGTCCATTTACCTGTCGGATATTcgtttaaaaaatacttgtggATGTTTTTAAAACCCGCGGGTACCTGTGGATACTCTACTtgcaaatgttaaaaaaaatatatattttatgaattttttaatataaaattataaaaattaaatttgaattaaattttatttttattttttttgtgggtAATGGGTATCtgcgggtacggatagtatgatacctgTATTCGAtccgtttataagcgggtattaaaatacttgCTACCTGCAAGTAATAAATATCCGCGGATAATAACTATCCGTCGTGGATTTTATCTGCGGATATCCACGGGCACaggtatttttgtcatccctaatctCTACTATCTTGATGATCACCATGAGTCTTCACATTTGCTCACACCAATATAGGTGATCCttataaaaaggaaaacataacAAGGAACCAAACACAAAGATAaataagggtaagctagtgaaaataattttaatagataaataaatagatcATGAGCAAACAAGTTATTCAGCACAAACAACATGTAATAGCAACCAATAGAAGATCCTCTAACTCAATTATCCGCTAACTCAATTATCCGAATACATGTAATAAAGTCAGATTCACTGGTTGCTTGTACTTGTGGTGACATTTACTACTTTGTGGAGTTATTGCCAATGGCATATATTGTTCGGTAAAGTTattgccaatgagtttcaccctattacacacaaggttagtccattATCCTGTCAGAGACTACGACCTCCTGCTGTCATCCCATTGGCAATGGTTTTACATAGCAGTAGatgtcaccacaagtgcaagcaacCAGTGAATCCGACCTTATTACATGTATTCAGATAATTGAGTTAGAGGATCTTCTATGGGTTGTTATCACTTGTTGTTTGTGCTCAATAACTTTTTGCTcaatctatttatttatctattaaaattattttctccttacccttctttatttttgtgttttccatTTTGCAATGATTACCTATGTTGGTGTGAGCAAATGTGAAGACTTTTATTGGTCTTATGTAATTTTTTGTTCTGTTGAACGATCTTTTGCTAACTTGTTTTATGTTGAAAGACGTGTTTATGGCATTGTTCTGTGTCCGTGGTATGTTtgtttttagtatattttgGAATGATAGTAATGGTTAAATTCTTATATACTTTATGTCTGCATgatctattttattataatatttgatgttttatttattaaaattttctattagaTGAAATCTTacacttttacttttatttatatttttgtaaatatatagaaaaacttATCTTTCTTTAAATAACGATGTAACatctaatatatttaaaatttaacttgatatcaaaaaatattttgaaaataattaaccgaacttaattatttttttaaatgccCTGgaacactttaaaaaaaaaacagattcattataatttaaagaacTCCGAAAAAGTACAAAGAAATCCCAAAATCTTGGATTAAATAGTTGTTCTTTTGTTAAACTTGAAATAAGTGTTTctgaattaaattatttcttgaagttatttaagaatcTCAGGATTtgtttactaaaataaattaaaaactgcTTATTTCAAATTAACCAGATtagataaacaaataaataatagaattgtGTTTATTTcgttaaaaatactttttaaagaaCAATACCAATAAACTGACTCATTATTTAAAGCTCCGTTATCAAATTAATATCATGTACTGGCTACTACAAGCTTCCACAACTTtggcatgaataatttattaGTTTGATTTGATTGGATCAATAGATAAGAAATTAATAATGGTGAGACAAGTTCAGAAGTGAAGGTCCTTGtagaattttgttaaaattctcAACCAATGATGAAATTGAATTAACGTTTGTTCTTGTGCtctgatatattttaataattatgtatttatatttagagAAGGTTAATTATACGTGTCGTTACTGTggatacttttttaattttgaatcaatttagttttctatttttaaaaatgtataaatttaatttttttaatcaaattttataaattttatttaatattttaaatgtgttttttagttaatattaaaataaaaatatattaaatgatgtaaacaactcgtatatcataaaatatgaaaaaagaaaagttaattaaattttataaaatttgattaaaaaaaataaattcatacatttaaatattttagatattaaattgagtcaaaattttaaaaataaactaattttaatgaatgaaaaaatatacaacaaagatatgttacaaaaatctcttataaatattattttcaattataagcCACAGAAGTATGAatttgaaaacataataaaaaatgaaatttcagaattttttttcatatttatcaacgtgaaggaaaataaaaaatatattttatgtattcacaaaatttatcaacttttaaaat
This region of Vigna unguiculata cultivar IT97K-499-35 chromosome 5, ASM411807v1, whole genome shotgun sequence genomic DNA includes:
- the LOC114183739 gene encoding mitochondrial protein pet191 homolog; the protein is MSKSCKGLAAELVKCLSESDCIKVEKRSFRECVGEKSPCIPSECVGLRETYFNCKRGQVDMRARIRGNKGY